The DNA sequence CGTTCTGGGTGTGCTAGAATTTTTATTGCCATTCCATCACAAAGGAGGTCGTGGATTATGCTGAGGAAGGTTGTCGGCATATTGACGATTCTCCTTGTGCTGGGAGGGGCTACCGTCGCGCTCGCGGCCCAGAAGGAAACGCGCCGTGATATTACCTTCTCCGAAGACATTCTCATTGCGGGCCAGCTTGTCCGCAAAGGAACCTACACGCTGGTCTATCAACCCGGTGTGGAGGGCCAGGCCACACTGATGAAAGGAGCAGAGGTTGTGGTCCGTGTCCCCTACCGGCTGCGGTCGCTCGATAAGAAAGCGACCACAAATTCATTCTCTTATCGCCGGACGGGGCCGCAACCTGTGCTGCTTCAAGTCGTTTTCTCTGGGCAGCGCGAGGCGCTCGTCTTTGAGGAAAGCGCCCGATAGCCCTCCTGCGGTAGCCCTTCGCTGAAGTACGGAGCGCGGCCACGTCGTGGGCCGTGCTCCCGATTGGTGTGGAAGGATTTTTGTTAGATATTGGAACTCGCTTCAAAGAGGAATTGCGGCTAGTGCAGGTGAACGATACGCAGCGGCAACGAGGCCGAGATCCAGCGTTTTTCCGACGTGATGATGCCCCGCATCGTGTACGTCCCCTCGGGCAAAATTCCCGCCGTTGAATCGGGGAGGGAAAATTCCTTCGTGTAGCGAAGCGACGTCCCCGCCTTCACAAGCTCCGTTCCCAGCACGGTGAGAAAGGCTTTATCCGCCGACCACTGGAAGACGATCTTCCCGGCTTCGTCCTCAAGGATGAAATCGAATCGCTGCGAACTGCGAAAGGTAAGTTCGAGGTCTTCGTCGCTCTGGTTGCTGAGTGTGATTTCCGCC is a window from the Blastocatellia bacterium genome containing:
- a CDS encoding BsuPI-related putative proteinase inhibitor, translated to MKHLPYTRQLFQAIVILVVLAPILILQRGSASSPSALDDEAASPSASQRTVMSPTGITIAFTLDRAVYSYNLQPPLPPVIPGPVVRAEITLSNQSDEDLELTFRSSQRFDFILEDEAGKIVFQWSADKAFLTVLGTELVKAGTSLRYTKEFSLPDSTAGILPEGTYTMRGIITSEKRWISASLPLRIVHLH